A single window of Gemmatimonadaceae bacterium DNA harbors:
- a CDS encoding OmpA family protein: protein MLSRTAFRELKERGETPFRQLHLQASVWQDGAEAPDPDATVYIDEDVSGTLRRIRMDRLRLQLNDSAVQVPVIQAEVLLRDASGSRPVQRQRLVILDDERVPLVLDNERSSTKSRIWFTRISWPQRKTLERKLEAGEEVTVYGIYFDYNSAAIRTESDSVLAEIGGVLAAHPEWQLSIEGHTDSVGGRAFNETLSLQRAEAVADALVERSGVARSRLTARGAGASRPVETNATPEGRAFNRRVELRRQ from the coding sequence ATGCTCTCGCGCACGGCGTTCCGCGAACTCAAGGAGCGCGGCGAAACGCCATTCCGTCAGCTGCACCTGCAGGCATCGGTATGGCAGGATGGCGCCGAAGCGCCCGACCCCGACGCGACCGTCTACATCGATGAAGACGTATCGGGCACGCTCAGGCGCATCCGGATGGACCGCCTGCGGCTGCAGCTCAATGACTCGGCCGTGCAGGTCCCGGTGATCCAGGCGGAGGTGCTGCTGCGCGACGCTTCTGGCTCGCGTCCGGTCCAGCGCCAGCGCCTCGTGATTCTCGACGACGAGCGCGTGCCGCTCGTGCTCGACAACGAGCGCTCCTCTACGAAGTCCCGCATCTGGTTCACGCGCATCTCGTGGCCGCAACGAAAGACACTCGAGCGGAAGCTCGAGGCGGGCGAGGAGGTGACCGTGTACGGCATCTATTTCGACTACAACAGCGCCGCCATCCGGACCGAATCGGACTCGGTGCTCGCCGAGATCGGGGGCGTGCTGGCGGCGCACCCTGAGTGGCAGTTGTCGATCGAGGGGCACACCGATTCGGTGGGAGGGCGCGCGTTCAACGAGACGCTGTCGCTCCAGCGCGCCGAAGCGGTGGCGGATGCACTCGTCGAGCGCTCCGGTGTCGCGCGTTCGCGCCTGACGGCTCGCGGGGCCGGCGCATCTCGGCCCGTGGAGACCAACGCGACGCCTGAAGGGCGCGCGTTCAACCGGCGCGTCGAACTCCGGAGGCAGTGA
- a CDS encoding alpha/beta hydrolase, which produces MSRRQLLAVAAMAPLAASVTPASRARRAPTTFVLVHGAWHGGWCWKKLLAPLRAGGHYVFTPSLTGLGERAHLLSSAVDLDTHIEDVVATIEHEDLQQVVLVGHSYGGMVITGVAARVAPRLSHLVYLDAFLPDAGKALRDYAPIPPTRADGWRVPPPGTPGSWGVTDPADVAWMMPRLGDQPLKTFTRPLAAHLERMPSAQQTFIRCTNAPFFAEAAERARALGFAYHEMRSAGHDAMITQPAALAGLLSGVA; this is translated from the coding sequence ATGTCACGGCGACAACTCCTCGCCGTTGCTGCGATGGCCCCACTTGCAGCGTCCGTGACGCCTGCGTCCCGCGCTCGCCGGGCGCCAACCACGTTCGTTCTCGTGCACGGCGCGTGGCACGGCGGATGGTGCTGGAAGAAACTCCTGGCTCCGCTGCGCGCCGGTGGACACTACGTGTTCACCCCGTCGCTCACCGGCCTTGGAGAGCGCGCCCACTTGCTCAGCTCCGCGGTCGACCTCGACACACACATCGAGGATGTCGTGGCGACGATCGAGCATGAAGACCTGCAGCAGGTCGTTCTCGTCGGACACAGCTATGGAGGGATGGTCATCACGGGAGTCGCCGCTCGCGTGGCGCCACGCCTGTCGCACCTCGTCTACCTCGACGCGTTCCTGCCCGACGCGGGGAAGGCACTGCGCGACTACGCTCCGATTCCCCCGACGCGCGCCGACGGGTGGCGTGTGCCACCGCCGGGGACGCCGGGCAGTTGGGGAGTAACGGACCCGGCCGACGTGGCGTGGATGATGCCCCGGCTCGGCGACCAGCCCCTGAAGACCTTCACCCGTCCGCTCGCAGCGCACCTCGAGCGGATGCCGTCGGCGCAGCAGACGTTCATCCGGTGCACGAATGCGCCATTCTTCGCGGAGGCAGCCGAACGGGCGAGGGCACTCGGTTTCGCGTACCACGAGATGCGTTCGGCGGGACACGACGCGATGATTACCCAGCCAGCAGCCTTGGCAGGACTGCTCAGTGGCGTGGCCTGA
- a CDS encoding helix-turn-helix transcriptional regulator, whose amino-acid sequence MRLFIERGFAATTITLVAAAASVSPETIYATCDGKRGLLEGVVDTAIAGGVEAPLELQPVWGAIRQHRSARERLRAYVALTCRVLARTSAIHHVIRGAADSEVFAADLSARLLRERLASNTTHLRDYIGDELRVGLTWREAAERYCAISSPEVHHLLTTGLGWSRRAHEAWLWGLAEQDLIGPRSDDA is encoded by the coding sequence ATGCGCCTCTTCATTGAACGCGGCTTCGCGGCCACCACCATCACGTTGGTGGCTGCCGCTGCCAGCGTGTCGCCTGAAACGATCTATGCCACCTGCGATGGGAAGCGCGGCCTCCTCGAAGGTGTGGTCGACACCGCCATCGCGGGTGGTGTCGAAGCACCACTAGAACTGCAGCCCGTATGGGGGGCGATCAGGCAACATCGTTCGGCGCGGGAGCGGCTGCGCGCGTATGTCGCACTCACCTGCAGGGTGCTCGCTCGCACGAGTGCGATCCACCACGTGATCCGCGGGGCAGCGGATAGCGAGGTGTTCGCCGCCGATCTCAGCGCCCGTCTCCTGCGTGAGCGGCTCGCGTCCAACACAACTCACCTTCGCGACTACATCGGGGACGAGCTGAGAGTCGGACTCACGTGGCGTGAAGCTGCGGAGCGTTACTGCGCCATCAGCAGCCCCGAGGTTCATCACCTGCTCACGACCGGGCTTGGATGGAGCCGGCGCGCGCATGAGGCGTGGCTGTGGGGCTTGGCCGAACAGGATCTCATCGGGCCACGGTCCGATGACGCATGA